One genomic region from Streptomyces venezuelae encodes:
- a CDS encoding activator-dependent family glycosyltransferase, which translates to MRVLLTSFAHHTHYYGLVPLAWALLAAGHEVRVASQPALTDTITGSGLAAVPVGTDHLIHEYRLRMAGEPRPNHPAIAFDEARAEPLDWDHALGIEAILAPYFYLLANNDSMVDDLVGFARSWQPDLVLWEPTTYAGAVAAQVTGAAHARVLWGPDVMGSARRKFVALRDRQPPEHREDPTAEWLTWTLERYGASFEEELVTGQFTIDPTPPSLRLDTGLPTVGMQYVPYNGTSVVPDWLAEPPARPRICLTLGVSAREVLGGDGVSQSDILEALADLDIELVATFDAGQRAEIRTYPKHTRFTDFVPMHALLPSCSAIIHHGGAGTYATAVINAVPQVMLAELWDAPVKARAVAEQGAGFFLPPADLTPQAVRDAVVRILDDPSVSAAAHRLREETFVDPTPAGIVPELERLAAQHRRPPADARP; encoded by the coding sequence GACCTCGTTCGCACATCACACGCACTACTACGGCCTCGTGCCCCTGGCCTGGGCGCTGCTCGCCGCCGGGCACGAGGTGCGGGTCGCGAGCCAGCCCGCGCTCACGGACACCATCACCGGGTCCGGGCTCGCCGCTGTGCCCGTCGGCACCGACCACCTCATCCACGAGTACCGGCTGCGGATGGCGGGCGAGCCGCGCCCGAACCACCCGGCGATCGCCTTCGACGAGGCCCGCGCCGAGCCGCTGGACTGGGACCACGCCCTCGGCATCGAGGCGATCCTCGCCCCGTACTTCTACCTGCTGGCCAACAACGACTCGATGGTCGACGACCTGGTCGGCTTCGCCCGGTCCTGGCAGCCGGACCTGGTGCTGTGGGAGCCGACGACCTACGCGGGCGCCGTCGCCGCGCAGGTCACCGGCGCCGCGCACGCCCGGGTCCTGTGGGGGCCCGACGTGATGGGCAGCGCCCGCCGCAAGTTCGTCGCGCTGCGGGACCGGCAGCCGCCCGAGCACCGCGAGGACCCCACGGCGGAGTGGCTGACGTGGACGCTGGAGCGGTACGGCGCCTCCTTCGAGGAGGAGCTGGTCACCGGCCAGTTCACGATCGACCCGACGCCGCCGAGCCTGCGACTCGACACGGGTCTGCCGACCGTCGGGATGCAGTACGTTCCGTACAACGGCACGTCGGTCGTGCCGGACTGGCTCGCCGAGCCGCCCGCGCGGCCCCGGATCTGCCTCACCCTCGGCGTCTCCGCACGTGAGGTCCTCGGCGGCGACGGCGTCTCGCAGAGCGACATCCTGGAGGCGCTCGCCGACCTCGACATCGAGCTCGTCGCCACCTTCGACGCGGGTCAGCGCGCCGAGATCCGCACCTACCCGAAGCACACCCGGTTCACGGACTTCGTGCCGATGCACGCGCTGCTGCCGAGCTGCTCGGCGATCATCCACCACGGCGGGGCCGGTACGTACGCGACCGCCGTGATCAACGCGGTGCCGCAGGTCATGCTCGCCGAGCTGTGGGACGCGCCGGTCAAGGCGCGGGCCGTCGCGGAGCAGGGGGCGGGGTTCTTCCTGCCACCGGCCGACCTCACTCCGCAGGCCGTGCGGGACGCGGTCGTCCGCATCCTCGACGACCCCTCGGTCTCCGCCGCCGCGCACCGGCTGCGCGAGGAGACCTTCGTCGACCCCACCCCGGCCGGGATCGTCCCCGAGCTGGAGCGGCTCGCCGCGCAGCACCGCCGCCCGCCGGCCGACGCGCGTCCCTGA
- a CDS encoding class I SAM-dependent DNA methyltransferase yields MYEVDHADVYDLFYLGRGKDYAAEASDIADLVRSRTPEASSLLDVACGTGTHLEHFTKEFGDTAGLELSEDMLTHARKRLPDATLHQGDMRDFRLGRRFSAVVSMFSSVGYLRTTAELDAAVASFAEHLEPGGVVVVEPWWFPETFADGWVSADVVRRDGRTVARVSHSVREGGATRMEVHFTVADPGKGVRHFSDVHLITLFHQAEYEAAFTAAGLRVEYLEGGPSGRGLFVGVPA; encoded by the coding sequence GTGTACGAAGTCGACCACGCCGACGTCTACGACCTCTTCTACCTCGGTCGCGGCAAGGACTACGCCGCCGAGGCCTCCGACATCGCCGACCTGGTGCGCTCCCGTACCCCCGAGGCGTCCTCGCTCCTGGACGTGGCCTGCGGTACGGGCACGCATCTGGAGCACTTCACCAAGGAGTTCGGCGACACCGCGGGCCTGGAGCTGTCCGAGGACATGCTCACCCACGCCCGCAAGCGGCTGCCCGACGCGACGCTCCACCAGGGCGACATGCGGGACTTCCGCCTCGGCCGCCGGTTCTCCGCCGTGGTCAGCATGTTCAGCTCCGTCGGGTACCTGCGGACCACAGCCGAGCTCGACGCGGCCGTCGCCTCGTTCGCGGAGCACCTGGAGCCCGGCGGCGTCGTCGTCGTCGAGCCGTGGTGGTTCCCCGAGACCTTCGCCGACGGCTGGGTCAGCGCCGACGTCGTCCGCCGGGACGGGCGCACCGTGGCCCGTGTCTCGCACTCGGTGCGGGAGGGCGGCGCGACGCGCATGGAGGTGCACTTCACCGTGGCCGACCCGGGCAAGGGCGTGCGCCACTTCTCCGACGTCCACCTCATCACCCTGTTCCACCAGGCGGAGTACGAGGCGGCGTTCACGGCCGCCGGGCTGCGCGTCGAGTACCTGGAGGGCGGCCCCTCGGGCCGTGGCCTCTTCGTCGGCGTCCCCGCCTGA
- a CDS encoding beta-glucosidase family protein, whose amino-acid sequence MTGKTRIPRVRRGRTTPRAFTLAVVGTLLAGTTVAAAAPGAADVRYTSRAAELVAQMTLDEKISFVHWALDPDRQNVGYLPGVPRLGIPELRAADGPNGIRLVGQTATALPAPVALASTFDDTMADSYGKVMGRDGRALNQDMVLGPMMNNIRVPHGGRNYETFSEDPLVSSRTAVAQIKGIQGAGLMTTAKHFAANNQENNRFSVNATVDEQTLREIEFPAFEASSKAGAASFMCAYNGLNGKPSCGNDELLNNVLRTQWGFQGWVMSDWLATPGTDAITKGLDQEMGVELPGDIPKGEPSPPAKYFGEALKTAVLNGTVPESAVTRSAERIVGQMDKFGLLSATPAPRPERDKAGAQAVSRKVAENGAVLLRNEGQALPLAGDAGKSIAVIGPTAVDPKVTGLGSAHVVPDSAAAPLDTIKARAGAGATVTYETGEETFGTQIPAANLSPAFNQGHQLEPGKAGALYDGTLTVPADGEYRIAVRATGGYATVQLGSHTIEAGQVYGKVSSPLLKLTKGTHKLTVSGFAMSATPLSLELGWVTPEAADATIAKAVEAARKARTAVVFAYDDGTEGVDRPNLSLPGTQDKLISAVADANPNTIVVLNTGSSVLMPWLSKTRAVLDMWYPGQAGAEATAALLYGDVNPSGKLTQSFPAAENQHAVAGDPTRYPGVDNQQTYSEGIHVGYRWFDKENVKPLFPFGHGLSYTSFTQSAPTVVRTSTGGLKVTVTVRNSGQRAGQEVVQAYLGASPNVTAPQAKKKLVGYTKVALAAGESKTVTVNVDRRQLQYWDAAADAWKTGTGSRLLQTGASSADLRGSAQVNLW is encoded by the coding sequence GTGACAGGTAAGACCCGAATACCGCGTGTCCGCCGCGGCCGTACGACCCCCAGGGCCTTCACCCTGGCCGTCGTCGGCACCCTGCTGGCGGGCACCACCGTGGCGGCCGCCGCTCCCGGCGCGGCCGACGTCCGGTACACGAGCCGGGCGGCGGAACTCGTCGCGCAGATGACGCTCGACGAGAAGATCAGCTTCGTCCACTGGGCGCTGGACCCCGACCGGCAGAACGTCGGCTACCTTCCGGGCGTGCCGCGTCTGGGCATCCCGGAGCTGCGTGCGGCCGACGGCCCGAACGGCATCCGCCTGGTGGGGCAGACCGCCACCGCGCTGCCCGCGCCGGTCGCCCTGGCCAGCACCTTCGACGACACCATGGCCGACAGCTACGGCAAGGTCATGGGCCGCGACGGACGCGCGCTCAACCAGGACATGGTCCTGGGCCCGATGATGAACAACATCCGGGTGCCGCACGGCGGCCGGAACTACGAGACGTTCAGCGAGGACCCCCTGGTCTCCTCGCGCACCGCGGTCGCCCAGATCAAGGGCATCCAGGGTGCGGGTCTGATGACCACGGCCAAGCACTTCGCGGCCAACAACCAGGAGAACAACCGCTTCAGCGTCAACGCCACGGTCGACGAGCAGACGCTCCGCGAGATCGAGTTCCCGGCGTTCGAGGCGTCCTCCAAGGCCGGCGCGGCCTCCTTCATGTGTGCCTACAACGGCCTCAACGGGAAGCCGTCCTGTGGCAACGACGAGCTCCTCAACAACGTGCTGCGCACGCAGTGGGGCTTCCAGGGCTGGGTGATGTCCGACTGGCTCGCCACCCCGGGCACGGACGCCATCACCAAGGGCCTCGACCAGGAGATGGGCGTCGAGCTCCCCGGCGACATCCCGAAGGGCGAGCCCTCGCCGCCGGCCAAGTACTTCGGCGAGGCACTGAAGACGGCCGTCCTGAACGGCACGGTCCCCGAGTCGGCCGTGACGCGGTCGGCGGAGCGCATCGTCGGCCAGATGGACAAGTTCGGTCTGCTGTCGGCGACCCCGGCGCCCCGTCCCGAGCGGGACAAGGCGGGCGCCCAGGCGGTGTCCCGCAAGGTCGCCGAGAACGGCGCGGTGCTCCTGCGCAACGAGGGCCAGGCCCTGCCGCTCGCCGGTGACGCCGGCAAGAGCATCGCGGTGATCGGTCCGACCGCCGTCGACCCCAAGGTCACCGGCCTGGGCAGCGCCCACGTCGTCCCGGACTCGGCGGCGGCGCCCCTCGACACCATCAAGGCCCGCGCGGGTGCGGGTGCGACGGTGACGTACGAGACGGGTGAGGAGACCTTCGGGACACAGATCCCGGCGGCGAACCTCAGCCCGGCGTTCAACCAGGGCCACCAGCTCGAGCCGGGCAAGGCGGGGGCGCTGTACGACGGCACGCTGACCGTGCCCGCCGACGGCGAGTACCGCATCGCGGTCAGGGCCACCGGCGGTTACGCCACGGTGCAGCTCGGCAGCCACACCATCGAGGCCGGTCAGGTCTACGGCAAGGTGAGCAGCCCGCTCCTCAAGCTCACCAAGGGCACGCACAAGCTGACGGTCTCGGGCTTCGCGATGAGCGCCACCCCGCTCTCCCTGGAGCTGGGCTGGGTGACGCCGGAGGCGGCCGACGCGACGATCGCGAAGGCCGTGGAGGCGGCGCGGAAGGCCCGTACTGCGGTCGTCTTCGCCTACGACGACGGCACCGAGGGCGTCGACCGTCCGAACCTGTCGCTGCCGGGTACGCAGGACAAGCTGATCTCGGCGGTCGCCGACGCGAACCCGAACACGATCGTGGTCCTCAACACCGGTTCGTCGGTGCTGATGCCGTGGCTGTCCAAGACCCGCGCGGTCCTGGACATGTGGTACCCGGGCCAGGCGGGCGCCGAGGCCACCGCCGCGCTGCTCTACGGTGACGTCAACCCGAGCGGCAAGCTCACGCAGAGCTTCCCGGCCGCGGAGAACCAGCACGCGGTCGCCGGCGACCCGACCCGCTACCCGGGCGTCGACAACCAGCAGACGTACAGCGAGGGCATCCACGTCGGGTACCGCTGGTTCGACAAGGAGAACGTCAAGCCGCTGTTCCCGTTCGGGCACGGCCTGTCGTACACCTCGTTCACGCAGAGCGCCCCGACCGTCGTGCGGACGTCCACGGGCGGTCTGAAGGTCACGGTCACGGTCCGCAACAGCGGGCAGCGTGCGGGCCAGGAGGTCGTCCAGGCGTACCTCGGTGCCAGCCCGAACGTGACGGCTCCGCAGGCGAAGAAGAAGCTCGTGGGCTACACGAAGGTCGCGCTCGCCGCGGGCGAGTCGAAGACGGTGACGGTGAACGTCGACCGTCGTCAGCTGCAGTACTGGGACGCCGCGGCCGATGCCTGGAAGACGGGCACGGGCAGCAGGCTCCTGCAGACCGGCGCGTCCTCCGCGGACCTGCGCGGCAGCGCCCAGGTCAACCTCTGGTGA
- a CDS encoding DegT/DnrJ/EryC1/StrS family aminotransferase: MTARTETGRVPFLDLRAAYEELRPETDAAVARVLDSGRYLLGPELEAFESEFAAYCETGHAVGVNSGMDALQLALRGLGIGPGDEVIVPSHTYIASWLAVSATGATPVPVEPHEDHPTLDPLLVEKAITPRTRALLPVHLYGHPADLDALRDLADRHGLHIVEDAAQAHGARYRGRRIGAGRSVAAFSFYPGKNLGCFGDGGAVTTGDPELAERLRMLRNYGSRQKYRHETKGTNSRLDELQAAVLRIRLAHLDSWNGRRSALAAEYLSGLAGLPGIGLPVTAPGTDPVWHLFTVRTDRRDELREHLDARGIDTLTHYPVPVHLSPAYAGEAPPEGALPRAESFARQVLSLPIGPHLERAQALRVIDAVREWAEQTGRA; encoded by the coding sequence ATGACCGCCCGCACGGAGACCGGCCGCGTCCCCTTCCTCGACCTCAGGGCCGCCTACGAGGAGCTGCGCCCGGAGACCGACGCCGCCGTCGCCCGCGTACTCGACTCGGGGCGCTACCTCCTCGGCCCCGAACTCGAAGCCTTCGAGAGCGAGTTCGCCGCCTACTGCGAGACCGGCCACGCCGTGGGCGTGAACAGCGGCATGGACGCCCTCCAGCTCGCGCTCCGCGGCCTCGGCATCGGACCCGGGGACGAGGTGATCGTCCCCTCGCACACGTACATCGCCAGCTGGCTCGCGGTGTCCGCCACCGGCGCGACCCCCGTGCCCGTCGAACCGCACGAGGACCACCCCACCCTCGACCCGCTGCTCGTCGAGAAGGCGATCACACCCCGCACCCGGGCGCTCCTCCCCGTCCACCTCTACGGGCACCCCGCCGACCTGGACGCCCTCCGCGACCTCGCGGACCGGCACGGCCTGCACATCGTCGAGGACGCCGCCCAGGCCCACGGCGCCCGCTACCGGGGCCGGCGGATCGGCGCCGGACGGTCGGTGGCCGCGTTCAGCTTCTACCCGGGCAAGAACCTCGGCTGCTTCGGCGACGGCGGCGCGGTGACGACCGGCGACCCCGAGCTCGCCGAACGGCTCCGGATGCTCCGCAACTACGGCTCCCGGCAGAAGTACCGCCACGAGACGAAGGGCACCAACTCCCGCCTGGACGAGCTCCAGGCGGCCGTCCTGCGGATCCGGCTCGCCCACCTGGACAGCTGGAACGGCCGCAGGTCGGCGCTGGCCGCCGAGTACCTCTCCGGGCTCGCCGGACTCCCCGGCATCGGCCTGCCCGTGACGGCGCCCGGCACCGACCCCGTCTGGCACCTCTTCACCGTGCGCACCGACCGCCGCGACGAGCTGCGCGAGCACCTCGACGCCCGCGGCATCGACACGCTCACCCACTACCCGGTGCCCGTGCACCTCTCGCCCGCCTACGCGGGCGAAGCACCCCCGGAAGGCGCACTCCCACGCGCCGAGAGCTTCGCGCGGCAGGTCCTCAGCCTGCCGATCGGCCCGCACCTGGAGCGCGCACAGGCGCTGCGGGTGATCGACGCCGTGCGCGAATGGGCCGAGCAGACCGGCCGGGCCTAG
- the rfbB gene encoding dTDP-glucose 4,6-dehydratase — MRLLVTGGAGFIGSHFVRQLLAGAYPDVPAGEVIVLDSLTYAGNLANLAPVDEDPRLRFVHGDIRDADLLARELRGVDAVVHFAAESHVDRSIAGASVFTGTNVLGTQTLLQCALDAGVGRVVHVSTDEVYGSIDSGSWTESSPLEPNSPYAASKAGSDLVARAYHRTYGLDVRITRCCNNYGPYQHPEKLIPLFVTNLLDGGTLPLYGDGANVREWVHTDDHCRGIALVLAGGRAGEIYHIGGGLELTNRELTGILLDSLGADWSSVRQVADRQGHDLRYSLDGGKIERELGYRPRVAFADGLARTVRWYRENRDWWEPLKATAPQRPATAVGVSA; from the coding sequence GTGCGGCTTCTGGTGACCGGAGGTGCGGGCTTCATCGGCTCGCACTTCGTGCGGCAGCTCCTCGCCGGGGCGTACCCCGACGTCCCGGCCGGTGAGGTGATCGTCCTGGACAGCCTCACCTACGCGGGCAACCTCGCCAACCTCGCCCCGGTGGACGAGGACCCCCGCCTGCGCTTCGTCCACGGCGACATCCGCGACGCCGACCTCCTCGCCCGGGAACTGCGCGGCGTCGACGCCGTCGTCCACTTCGCCGCCGAGAGCCACGTCGACCGCTCGATCGCGGGCGCGTCCGTGTTCACCGGGACCAACGTCCTGGGCACGCAGACCCTGCTCCAGTGCGCCCTCGACGCCGGAGTGGGCCGGGTCGTGCACGTCTCCACCGACGAGGTGTACGGCTCGATCGACTCCGGCTCCTGGACCGAGAGCAGCCCGCTGGAGCCCAACTCCCCCTACGCGGCCTCCAAGGCCGGCTCCGACCTCGTCGCCCGCGCCTACCACCGTACGTACGGCCTCGACGTACGGATCACCCGCTGCTGCAACAACTACGGGCCCTACCAGCACCCCGAGAAGCTCATCCCCCTCTTCGTGACGAACCTCCTCGACGGCGGGACGCTCCCGCTGTACGGCGACGGCGCGAACGTCCGCGAGTGGGTGCACACCGACGACCACTGCCGCGGCATCGCGCTCGTCCTCGCGGGCGGCCGGGCCGGCGAGATCTACCACATCGGCGGCGGCCTGGAGCTGACCAACCGCGAACTCACCGGCATCCTCCTCGACTCGCTCGGCGCCGACTGGTCCTCGGTCCGGCAGGTCGCCGACCGCCAGGGCCACGACCTGCGCTACTCCCTCGACGGCGGCAAGATCGAGCGCGAGCTCGGCTACCGCCCGCGGGTCGCCTTCGCGGACGGCCTCGCCCGGACCGTCCGCTGGTACCGGGAGAACCGCGACTGGTGGGAACCGCTCAAGGCGACCGCCCCGCAGCGGCCCGCCACCGCCGTGGGGGTGTCCGCATGA
- the rfbA gene encoding glucose-1-phosphate thymidylyltransferase RfbA encodes MKGIVLAGGSGTRLHPATSVISKQILPVYNKPMIYYPLSVLMLGGIREIQIISTPQHIELFQSLLGNGSHLGIELDYAVQKEPAGIADALLVGAGHIGDDTCALILGDNIFHGPGLYTLLRDSIARLDGCVLFGYPVKDPERYGVAEVDAEGRLTDLVEKPVKPRSHLAVTGLYLYDNDVVDIAKNIRPSPRGELEITDVNRVYLERGRAELVDLGRGFAWLDTGTHDSLLRAAQYVQVLEERQGVWIAGLEEIAFRMGFIDAEACHSLGERLSRTEYGSYLMEIAGCEGAP; translated from the coding sequence ATGAAGGGAATAGTCCTGGCCGGCGGGAGCGGAACTCGGCTGCATCCGGCGACCTCGGTCATTTCGAAACAGATTCTTCCGGTCTACAACAAACCGATGATCTACTATCCGCTGTCGGTTCTCATGCTCGGCGGTATTCGCGAGATACAAATCATCTCCACACCCCAGCACATCGAACTCTTCCAGTCGCTGCTCGGAAACGGCAGCCACCTGGGAATCGAACTCGACTACGCGGTGCAGAAAGAGCCCGCGGGAATCGCGGACGCGCTTCTCGTCGGCGCCGGGCACATCGGCGACGACACCTGCGCCCTGATCCTGGGCGACAACATCTTCCACGGGCCCGGCCTGTACACGCTCCTGCGGGACAGCATCGCGCGCCTCGACGGCTGCGTGCTCTTCGGCTACCCCGTCAAGGACCCCGAGCGGTACGGCGTCGCCGAGGTCGACGCGGAGGGACGGCTGACGGACCTCGTCGAGAAGCCGGTCAAGCCGCGCTCCCACCTCGCCGTCACCGGCCTCTACCTCTACGACAACGACGTCGTCGACATCGCCAAGAACATCCGGCCCTCGCCGCGCGGCGAGCTGGAGATCACCGACGTCAACCGCGTCTACCTGGAGCGGGGCCGGGCCGAACTCGTCGACCTGGGCCGCGGCTTCGCCTGGCTCGACACCGGCACCCACGACTCGCTCCTCCGGGCCGCCCAGTACGTCCAGGTCCTGGAGGAACGGCAGGGCGTCTGGATCGCGGGCCTGGAGGAGATCGCCTTCCGCATGGGCTTCATCGACGCCGAGGCCTGTCACAGCCTGGGAGAACGCCTCTCCCGCACCGAGTACGGCAGCTATCTGATGGAGATCGCCGGCTGCGAGGGAGCCCCGTGA
- the desII gene encoding dTDP-4-amino-4,6-dideoxy-D-glucose ammonia-lyase, whose translation MTAPAPVATAPAARCAHPGADLGAAVHAVGQSLAAGGLVPHDEAGTTARHLVRLAVRYGNSPFTPLEEARHDLGVDRDAFRRLLALFAQVPELRAAVEGGPAGAYWQNTLLPLEQRGVFDSALAGKPVFPYSVGLYPGPTCMFRCHFCVRVTGARYDPSALDAGNAMFRSVIDEIPAGNPYALYFSGGLEPLTNPGLGTLAAHAGEHGLRPTVYTNSFALTERTLERQPGLWGLHAVRTSLYGLNDEEYEQTTGKKAAFRRVRENLRRFQQLRAERESPINLGFAYIVLPGRAARLLDLVDFIADLNESGQGRTIDFVNIREDYSGREDGKLPPVERAELQEALAAFEERVRERTPGLHIDYGYALNSLKAGADAELLRIKPATMRPTAHPQVAVQVDLLGDVYLYREAGFPDLDGATRYIAGRVGPGTSLTEVVRDFVERGGRVEARDGDEYFMDGFDQVVTARLNQLERDVADGWEEARGFLR comes from the coding sequence ATGACCGCCCCTGCCCCCGTCGCCACCGCCCCGGCCGCACGCTGCGCGCACCCCGGAGCCGATCTGGGGGCGGCGGTCCACGCCGTCGGCCAGAGCCTCGCCGCCGGCGGCCTCGTGCCGCACGACGAGGCCGGAACCACCGCCCGCCACCTGGTCCGGCTCGCCGTGCGCTACGGCAACAGCCCCTTCACCCCCCTCGAAGAGGCCCGCCACGACCTGGGTGTCGACCGGGACGCCTTCCGGCGCCTCCTCGCCCTGTTCGCGCAGGTCCCGGAGCTCCGCGCAGCCGTCGAGGGCGGCCCCGCGGGGGCGTACTGGCAGAACACCCTGCTCCCGCTCGAACAGCGCGGCGTCTTCGACTCCGCCCTCGCCGGCAAGCCCGTCTTCCCGTACAGCGTCGGCCTCTACCCCGGCCCGACCTGCATGTTCCGCTGCCACTTCTGCGTCCGCGTCACCGGCGCCCGCTACGACCCGTCCGCCCTCGACGCCGGCAACGCCATGTTCCGCTCGGTCATCGACGAGATACCCGCGGGCAACCCCTACGCCCTGTACTTCTCCGGCGGCCTGGAGCCCCTCACCAACCCCGGACTCGGCACCCTGGCCGCCCACGCCGGCGAGCACGGCCTGCGGCCCACCGTCTACACGAACTCCTTCGCGCTCACCGAGCGCACCCTGGAGCGCCAGCCCGGCCTGTGGGGCCTGCACGCCGTCCGCACCTCGCTCTACGGCCTCAACGACGAGGAGTACGAGCAGACCACCGGCAAGAAGGCGGCCTTCCGCCGCGTCCGCGAGAACCTGCGCCGCTTCCAGCAGCTCCGCGCCGAACGCGAGTCGCCGATCAACCTCGGCTTCGCCTACATCGTGCTCCCGGGCCGCGCCGCGCGCCTGCTCGACCTGGTCGACTTCATCGCCGACCTCAACGAGTCCGGGCAGGGCCGGACGATCGACTTCGTCAACATCCGCGAGGACTACAGCGGCCGTGAGGACGGCAAGCTGCCCCCGGTGGAGCGCGCCGAGCTCCAGGAGGCCCTCGCCGCCTTCGAGGAGCGGGTCCGCGAGCGCACCCCGGGCCTCCACATCGACTACGGCTACGCCCTGAACAGCCTGAAGGCCGGGGCCGACGCCGAACTGCTGCGGATCAAGCCCGCCACCATGCGGCCCACCGCACACCCGCAGGTCGCGGTGCAGGTCGACCTCCTCGGCGACGTGTACCTCTACCGCGAGGCGGGCTTCCCCGACCTGGACGGCGCGACCCGGTACATCGCCGGCCGCGTGGGCCCCGGCACCTCCCTCACCGAGGTCGTCCGCGACTTCGTCGAGCGCGGCGGCCGGGTGGAGGCCCGCGACGGCGACGAGTACTTCATGGACGGCTTCGACCAGGTCGTCACCGCCCGCCTCAACCAGCTGGAGCGGGACGTCGCGGACGGCTGGGAGGAGGCCCGCGGCTTCCTGCGCTGA